The following coding sequences lie in one Fimbriiglobus ruber genomic window:
- the nusB gene encoding transcription antitermination factor NusB, with the protein MARRSRSREVALQLLFQRDQNAIIVPRKAIEKFTRDRLRDPDLVTFCLALYDGVVAHQPMIDKLISETAENWRLTRMMPADRNVLRLGTFELLHSPDQSPPAIILNEAIELARRFGTADSPSFANGILDKIAKKRAAMPEVAGESVAAQNETK; encoded by the coding sequence ATGGCCCGCCGCTCCCGATCGCGTGAAGTCGCGCTCCAGCTTTTGTTCCAACGGGACCAGAACGCGATTATCGTCCCGCGCAAGGCGATCGAAAAGTTCACCCGAGACCGCCTGCGCGATCCGGACCTGGTGACGTTTTGTCTGGCCTTGTATGACGGGGTCGTGGCCCACCAGCCGATGATCGACAAGCTCATTTCAGAGACGGCCGAGAACTGGCGGCTGACGCGGATGATGCCGGCGGACCGAAACGTCTTGCGACTCGGTACGTTCGAACTGCTACACAGCCCGGACCAGTCGCCCCCCGCGATCATTTTGAACGAGGCGATCGAACTCGCGCGCCGGTTCGGCACGGCCGACTCGCCGTCGTTCGCGAACGGGATTCTGGACAAGATTGCGAAGAAACGAGCCGCGATGCCGGAAGTGGCCGGCGAGTCGGTCGCGGCTCAGAATGAAACCAAATAG
- a CDS encoding DUF4142 domain-containing protein, whose translation MHRHLYRLLGTSMLAMTVAVFTGRASAADDDKDAPFDDAKFVRHAAIGSMFEIKVGEVAQKKTANDQVRMFGARLVEDHAKVGNDLKAVAQSLNVQLPDQLDEKHQKHLDQFANYKGNNFDREFVDAMVKDHEHDIAAFRRASKEAKNDQLRTFATKTLPTLEEHLRIAKELQNTVKK comes from the coding sequence ATGCATCGTCACCTCTACCGGTTGCTCGGCACGAGCATGTTGGCCATGACGGTCGCCGTATTCACCGGGCGTGCGTCCGCGGCCGACGACGACAAGGATGCTCCGTTCGACGACGCGAAATTTGTCCGCCACGCGGCCATCGGCAGCATGTTCGAAATCAAAGTCGGAGAGGTCGCCCAGAAGAAGACGGCGAACGATCAGGTGCGGATGTTCGGGGCCCGGTTGGTCGAAGACCACGCCAAAGTCGGGAACGATCTCAAGGCCGTGGCCCAATCCCTGAACGTTCAGTTACCGGACCAACTGGACGAAAAGCACCAGAAACACCTCGATCAATTCGCCAATTACAAGGGCAACAACTTCGACCGCGAATTCGTAGACGCCATGGTTAAGGACCACGAACACGACATTGCCGCGTTCCGTCGGGCTTCAAAGGAAGCCAAAAACGATCAACTCCGCACGTTCGCGACGAAGACTCTTCCGACCCTGGAAGAACACCTCCGGATCGCGAAGGAACTTCAAAACACCGTCAAGAAGTAA
- the glgX gene encoding glycogen debranching protein GlgX — MRIWPGRSYPLGATWDGAGVNFALFSEHASKVELCLFDSADATTEKQKISLTERTDQVWHCYLPDCLPGQLYGYRVYGPHEPAKGHRFNPSKVVLDPYAKLIGRETKWDDSLFGYKIGTDDLTFDERDSAAFAPLAAVVDPAFTWGDDRPPRTPWHKTLIYEAHVKGLTMRHPEVSEALRGSYAGIASDPIITHLKDLGVTAIEVLPVHYHLDDRHLVERGQSNYWGYNTLSFFAPQVSYNSRGNSLNPVHEFKMMVRSLHAAGIEVILDVVYNHTAEGNQMGPTLSWRGVDNAAYYRLSPDDPRYYMDFTGCGNTLNMQHPKVLQLIMDSLRYWVQDMHVDGFRFDLASTLARELFEVNRLGAFFDIIHQDPILSQVKLIAEPWDVGPGGYQVGNFPPGWTEWNGKYRDCVRKFWKGDDSNVSEFATRLCGSSDLYEQSGRRPYASINFVTCHDGFTLQDLVSYNGKHNDANGEGNRDGSDNNDSWNCGHEGPTDDQNVNAMRARQKRNFVATLMLSQGVPMLCAGDELGHTQNGNNNTYCQDNELSWLNWELSDNQKHLLEFVKTVARVRYDHPVLKRRKFFHGRSIRGEGVKDVSWFSPAGKDMGDDDWAGFVKCLGMRLAGDLIGETDEQARPIVGDTLLLLLNAHHEPIPFTLPVTNPGHHWERLFDTAADTMKPTVLDAGAQYDLRDRSVAVFRTVLVEAVEPNVSPIHAKELRHEAQKPAPPLTLAGG; from the coding sequence ATGCGCATCTGGCCCGGCCGCTCGTACCCACTCGGCGCCACCTGGGACGGTGCGGGTGTCAATTTCGCCCTGTTTTCAGAACACGCAAGCAAGGTCGAGCTTTGCCTTTTCGATTCCGCCGACGCGACGACGGAAAAGCAGAAGATTTCACTGACCGAACGAACCGATCAGGTCTGGCACTGCTACCTGCCCGACTGCCTGCCCGGACAACTCTACGGCTACCGCGTTTACGGTCCGCACGAACCGGCCAAGGGCCATCGGTTCAACCCGTCCAAGGTCGTACTCGACCCGTATGCGAAATTGATCGGCCGCGAGACCAAGTGGGACGACAGCCTCTTCGGCTACAAAATCGGGACCGACGACCTCACATTCGACGAGCGCGATAGTGCCGCCTTCGCGCCGCTCGCGGCGGTAGTCGACCCGGCGTTCACCTGGGGGGACGACCGGCCGCCGCGGACGCCGTGGCATAAGACGCTGATTTACGAAGCCCACGTAAAAGGGCTGACGATGCGCCACCCCGAGGTGTCCGAAGCGCTCCGCGGGTCTTACGCCGGGATCGCCAGCGACCCGATCATCACGCACCTGAAAGACCTGGGCGTCACCGCGATCGAAGTCCTCCCCGTCCACTACCACCTGGACGACCGCCACCTCGTCGAGCGCGGGCAGTCGAACTACTGGGGGTACAACACGCTCTCGTTCTTCGCCCCCCAGGTCAGCTACAACTCGCGGGGGAACTCGCTCAACCCGGTGCACGAATTCAAGATGATGGTCCGCTCGCTGCACGCGGCCGGCATCGAGGTCATCCTCGACGTGGTGTACAACCACACCGCCGAAGGCAACCAGATGGGACCGACGCTCTCCTGGCGGGGGGTCGACAACGCCGCCTACTACCGGCTGTCGCCCGACGACCCGCGGTACTACATGGACTTCACCGGCTGCGGGAACACGTTGAACATGCAGCACCCGAAGGTCCTGCAACTCATCATGGACTCGCTACGGTACTGGGTCCAGGACATGCACGTCGACGGCTTCCGGTTCGACCTGGCGAGTACGCTGGCCCGCGAACTGTTCGAGGTGAATCGCCTCGGGGCGTTCTTCGACATCATCCACCAGGACCCGATTCTGTCGCAGGTCAAGCTGATCGCCGAACCGTGGGACGTCGGCCCCGGCGGGTATCAGGTCGGTAACTTCCCGCCCGGTTGGACCGAGTGGAACGGGAAATACCGCGACTGCGTGCGGAAGTTCTGGAAGGGGGACGACAGCAACGTGTCCGAGTTTGCCACCCGGCTCTGCGGGTCGAGCGACCTGTACGAACAGAGCGGCCGGCGGCCGTATGCCAGCATCAACTTCGTGACCTGCCACGACGGCTTTACCCTGCAAGACCTCGTGAGCTACAACGGCAAGCACAACGACGCCAACGGGGAAGGGAACCGCGACGGGAGCGACAACAACGACTCCTGGAACTGCGGGCACGAGGGGCCGACCGACGACCAAAACGTGAACGCAATGCGCGCCAGACAGAAGCGAAACTTCGTCGCCACCCTGATGCTGTCTCAGGGTGTTCCCATGCTCTGCGCGGGCGACGAATTAGGTCATACGCAGAACGGAAACAACAACACATACTGTCAAGACAACGAACTTTCGTGGCTCAACTGGGAGTTGTCGGACAACCAGAAGCATCTCCTCGAATTCGTAAAAACGGTGGCCCGGGTGCGGTACGATCACCCGGTTCTCAAACGGCGAAAGTTCTTCCACGGGCGGTCGATCCGCGGGGAAGGCGTCAAGGACGTGTCGTGGTTCTCGCCGGCCGGTAAGGACATGGGGGACGACGACTGGGCCGGGTTCGTTAAGTGCCTGGGCATGCGCCTGGCGGGCGACCTGATCGGCGAGACCGACGAGCAGGCCCGCCCGATCGTGGGCGATACGCTGCTCCTCCTTTTGAACGCGCACCACGAGCCGATCCCGTTCACCTTGCCCGTCACGAACCCCGGGCACCACTGGGAGCGGTTGTTCGATACCGCGGCCGACACCATGAAACCGACCGTGCTGGACGCCGGGGCCCAGTACGATCTTCGCGACCGATCGGTGGCGGTTTTCCGCACGGTCCTAGTCGAGGCGGTCGAGCCGAACGTCTCCCCGATCCACGCCAAGGAGCTGCGGCACGAAGCCCAAAAGCCGGCGCCGCCGTTGACCCTGGCGGGGGGCTGA
- the treY gene encoding malto-oligosyltrehalose synthase: MTANLIDRLGHAAADLAAARRRPPGATYRLQMHVGYTIQDALKATEYLHALGITHAYTSSLLAAKPGSTHGYDVCNHAILNPEIGTEDDLSGWTAALRERGMGLILDTVPNHMSVGCANAWWTDVLENGPSSPYSQYFDIAWYDHPRVQLGGKVLLPILGDTYGQVLESGQLKPVFAAGAFHIRYCETNLPIDPRTYGSILTPALESAKAEFGSESADVLELQSIITAVRHLPPRDESDSARRAEGRVEACVIKRRLADLAGRAPGVVAHVLREVDRLAGDANALDFLLEAQAYRPSFWRVASDEINYRRFFDVNDLAALSTESEEVFRAIHQKIFAWLGAGTVDGLRIDHPDGLFDPKQYLDRLQQYFLLACARHILETNPKEYDGLTWDTAEGPLRERLTATDSSQTGSNGQVSRPPLYVVVEKILGRNERLADDWRCDGTTGYEFINAVNGLFVDAKKEAALTAVYQRLTALDDAFDEIVYRCKFLILQSSLSSELHVLAHHLDRLAQAERWSRDYTLNGLRHALREVIACFPVYRSYIAGAASTVDRTYVLRAIRRARGRNPLLGRRVFEFIRDTLLQKDPPSGPAPEAYREAQRRFAGKFEQTTAPVMAKGLEDTSFYQFNRLVSLNEVGGDPGRFGYTPADVHAMFRDRAARFPAGLSPLATHDTKRGEDVRARINVLSEMPDEWGRRAEIWSEQNRKHRIEVEEGVTAPDANEEYFLYQTLVGAWPFVMQGDDDRATFISRIREYMNKVLHEAKVHSSWINPDADYDAAVGEFISRILDPEKSAAFLEDFREFQQTVARLGVWNSLAQTLIRCTAPGAPDTYQGTELWDLNLVDPDNRRPVDYAARASLLKGLDERAASDLPGLVGDLVARPDDGRGKLFVTSRALRYRRDHAEVFAGGYEPVTATGKKADHLFAYLRTSSSETVLVVAPRLVAGLLGEETSAPLGERVWADTALQLPDQLIGREWRNVLTATTIRAEGAALRMAEILQYFPVAVLVPV; this comes from the coding sequence GTGACTGCCAACCTCATCGATCGACTGGGGCACGCGGCCGCGGACCTGGCGGCCGCCCGGCGCCGGCCGCCCGGCGCCACGTACCGCCTGCAAATGCACGTCGGGTATACGATCCAGGATGCGCTCAAGGCGACCGAGTACCTTCACGCCCTGGGCATCACGCACGCGTACACCTCGTCGCTGCTGGCCGCCAAGCCGGGCAGTACGCACGGGTACGACGTGTGCAATCACGCCATCCTGAACCCCGAGATCGGCACGGAGGACGACCTTTCCGGGTGGACGGCCGCGCTCCGCGAGCGGGGCATGGGGTTGATTCTGGACACCGTCCCGAATCACATGTCCGTCGGCTGCGCGAATGCGTGGTGGACGGACGTGCTGGAAAACGGGCCGTCGTCGCCGTATTCGCAGTACTTCGACATCGCCTGGTACGACCACCCGCGGGTTCAACTCGGGGGCAAGGTTCTTCTCCCGATTCTGGGGGACACTTACGGGCAGGTACTCGAATCCGGCCAGTTGAAGCCGGTGTTCGCGGCCGGGGCTTTTCACATCCGATACTGCGAGACCAACCTACCCATCGATCCACGTACCTACGGGTCGATCCTCACCCCGGCACTCGAATCTGCCAAGGCCGAGTTCGGCAGCGAATCGGCCGACGTGCTGGAACTGCAGAGCATCATCACGGCGGTGAGACATCTCCCGCCCCGCGACGAATCCGACTCGGCGCGGCGGGCGGAAGGGCGGGTGGAGGCGTGCGTCATCAAGCGCCGGCTGGCCGACCTCGCGGGACGAGCCCCGGGTGTCGTCGCGCACGTCTTGCGCGAAGTCGATCGTCTGGCCGGCGACGCGAACGCGCTCGATTTCCTGTTGGAAGCCCAGGCGTATCGCCCGAGCTTTTGGCGGGTGGCCTCGGACGAAATCAATTACCGCCGGTTCTTCGACGTCAACGACCTCGCCGCCTTGAGTACCGAATCCGAAGAGGTGTTCCGCGCGATTCATCAAAAGATCTTTGCCTGGCTCGGGGCCGGCACCGTGGACGGGCTCCGCATCGACCACCCGGACGGCTTGTTCGATCCGAAGCAATATCTCGACCGCCTGCAACAGTATTTCCTGTTAGCCTGCGCGCGGCACATACTCGAAACAAATCCCAAGGAGTACGACGGGCTGACATGGGACACGGCCGAGGGGCCGTTGCGCGAACGGCTGACAGCTACCGACTCATCACAAACAGGCTCGAACGGGCAAGTCTCGCGGCCACCACTGTACGTGGTCGTGGAAAAAATCCTCGGCCGAAATGAACGTTTGGCAGACGACTGGCGGTGCGACGGGACGACGGGCTACGAGTTCATCAACGCGGTCAACGGCCTGTTCGTGGACGCGAAGAAAGAGGCCGCCTTGACAGCAGTTTATCAACGGCTGACGGCGTTGGACGACGCGTTCGACGAAATCGTTTACCGCTGTAAGTTCCTGATCCTTCAATCGTCGTTGTCGAGTGAGTTACACGTCCTCGCGCATCACCTCGATCGCCTGGCTCAGGCGGAACGGTGGTCGCGGGACTATACGCTGAACGGCCTGCGGCACGCGCTCCGCGAGGTCATCGCCTGCTTCCCGGTTTACCGCTCGTACATCGCCGGGGCCGCCAGCACGGTCGATCGCACTTACGTCCTCCGTGCCATCCGCCGGGCGCGGGGGCGAAACCCGCTCCTCGGCCGCCGCGTGTTCGAGTTCATTCGCGATACCCTACTGCAGAAAGACCCGCCCTCCGGCCCGGCACCCGAGGCTTACCGGGAAGCCCAACGGCGGTTCGCCGGGAAATTCGAGCAGACGACCGCGCCGGTGATGGCGAAGGGACTCGAAGACACGTCCTTCTACCAGTTCAACCGGCTCGTGTCGTTGAACGAGGTGGGCGGCGATCCCGGTCGGTTCGGCTACACGCCGGCGGACGTCCACGCCATGTTCCGCGACCGGGCCGCGCGTTTCCCGGCCGGACTCTCCCCGCTCGCGACCCACGACACCAAGCGCGGCGAAGACGTGCGGGCGCGGATCAACGTCCTCTCCGAGATGCCGGACGAGTGGGGCCGCCGGGCGGAAATCTGGTCCGAACAGAATCGGAAGCACAGGATTGAAGTCGAGGAAGGCGTGACGGCGCCGGACGCGAATGAGGAATACTTTCTTTACCAGACCCTCGTCGGCGCATGGCCCTTCGTCATGCAGGGTGACGACGACCGCGCGACGTTCATTTCGCGCATTCGCGAGTACATGAACAAGGTTCTGCACGAGGCCAAGGTCCACTCGAGTTGGATCAACCCCGACGCGGATTACGACGCGGCCGTCGGTGAGTTTATTTCCCGCATCCTCGACCCGGAAAAGTCGGCCGCGTTCCTTGAAGACTTCCGGGAGTTCCAGCAAACCGTCGCCCGGTTGGGTGTCTGGAACTCGCTGGCCCAAACGCTGATCCGCTGTACAGCGCCCGGCGCGCCGGACACTTATCAGGGCACCGAACTCTGGGATTTGAACCTCGTCGATCCCGACAACCGGCGGCCCGTGGATTATGCCGCACGGGCCTCACTCTTGAAGGGACTGGACGAACGGGCCGCAAGTGATCTTCCCGGTCTCGTCGGCGACCTCGTCGCACGTCCGGACGACGGCCGCGGCAAATTGTTCGTCACGTCGCGCGCTTTACGCTACCGCCGGGACCATGCGGAAGTTTTCGCCGGAGGATACGAGCCGGTGACGGCGACCGGGAAGAAAGCCGATCACCTGTTCGCCTATTTGCGGACGAGTTCGAGCGAAACCGTTCTTGTGGTCGCGCCCCGATTGGTCGCGGGATTGCTGGGAGAAGAAACGAGTGCGCCTTTGGGCGAGCGTGTGTGGGCAGATACCGCACTGCAATTACCCGATCAACTGATCGGCCGAGAATGGCGAAATGTTCTGACCGCTACGACCATTCGCGCCGAGGGCGCGGCACTTCGGATGGCTGAGATCCTCCAATATTTCCCCGTAGCCGTGCTCGTGCCGGTATAG
- a CDS encoding AsmA-like C-terminal region-containing protein, with amino-acid sequence MNKSLRVSIIVLISFLGLAVLAYLGLRIYLGTGSAKQLAAEQISSLLGGNVHVTELNSGFGSTSVDLEVMGGATANAAAPAQPIVTGTVGVDVSPLGLATGGAPQSVTVDNAKVTLHFDKDNNIIDQLPKPKSGNKGSKTPDIHVKGAAVHFVQEGKPDFHATGIDVKVIDSGEKYVVSGAVNDKLYGAWKIAGEWGSDGKAGAVNLDSDGPVHVTPDKLKALPFVPREVWDTVELDGTAPIKVKVGRDANEKWFWHIDADVSNTKTTIFPIDLALSDVSGKLAVDGAKVTITGMRGKAADGAITADANMDFGPMPARIEVKVGAKSLDVKKTPTSWGLASRVDEGRLNGSGDITLLLADGKVQPRGTGRAVIKGKLLGGDAEVEVYLEGDGQRLKFTDAPTKSSRRGNDTRTADPLAVAAMLTALLLQQPTPATAEKKTLIPEYVRANLKLKDVDIAELLKRANVDPGAKIAGKVTLELAAEIPTSNPRAVKLYRATGKVSTPTLQIEGLTLSGVTADAQLKDGVLTLTRLAADFPKGPDGKHSGFVGTATFGIDPRTNLTADLKLDNIPLDQVFAALPGYAGKAAGNLSGSFDLKIPGDKLSDLSTYVANGNLNSTGLMVFGQHADKVSVVLALKNGVAALTKAEIGIYKGTVAGEARVPLAGAEKGMVNVAVKNVDVAALGKDIGANAGLKLSGQINGNVTAEIPAGNPQAIKLYHGTAKVRTSTIEIEGLTLSGLVLDAQLNDGVLSLSRLAVDFPKGVDGKHAGLVGTAKFGIDPRTDLTANLSLDNLPLDQIFSAVPSLSGKAAGILSGAFDLKIPGDKLSDLSTYVMNGKLTSTGITLFGQHADRVSVVLALKNGLATLNKVEADIYKGTITGDGKIAVAGNEQGAVHITFKDVDAGAMSRAIPNSPVKMEGQFSGKLDGTLPSAQNFDATKITSQLDLEAPQLVVQGVPTSKLKGKIGYKPGAITYDLKGDAFGGTFDVDGTYPLTDEANKDKKDNNAAPAGADKQGAGTVKIEGIRLGRVGKALRMTSLDPLRGVVNLTLNYTLGANGPNGKGKLEIRGLAWGEGGTQTNILGDIIVTPAGVEIPALNGNVAGGNLRGNVRYDFGKPYRRYVSLVLENADAAALLLPFGVSGASGNISAKAQSSLGREINGAGTISAESAKIGGIDVTDLNIPISWSFAPGGGAQVNVTEARGTLARGRVTGKSELNWGESLQAKGSINFLNVNVSSLAESFGSSSHGVGRTTGKFEFSGTNIRSANDLTGTITAAFGEASVRELPVLANISPFLSPVQAFTKFQKGNLLARLGGGQVRIERLAMTSSAAKLFADGSVGLNGKLDLSVVYNTQTIGASAPVLNLVAKNIPAIGPIPVGLIVTVTEALSNRVVRLQIGGTTKDPTVRINPARLLGENAVRFFVGQFVPLPPPAE; translated from the coding sequence TTGAATAAATCCTTACGTGTGTCGATCATTGTGTTGATCTCATTTTTGGGATTGGCGGTACTGGCTTATCTCGGACTGCGAATCTATCTGGGCACGGGCTCCGCAAAACAGCTCGCCGCCGAGCAAATCAGTTCCCTCCTGGGTGGGAATGTCCACGTTACCGAGCTAAACAGCGGCTTCGGATCCACCTCCGTAGATCTGGAAGTCATGGGCGGGGCCACCGCCAACGCGGCCGCTCCGGCCCAGCCGATCGTTACGGGTACGGTCGGTGTCGACGTCTCACCGCTGGGGCTGGCGACGGGTGGTGCCCCACAATCCGTTACCGTCGATAACGCAAAAGTCACGCTCCACTTCGACAAAGACAATAACATCATCGATCAGCTCCCCAAGCCGAAAAGCGGGAATAAAGGGAGCAAGACGCCGGACATCCACGTCAAAGGGGCGGCCGTTCACTTTGTTCAGGAAGGCAAACCCGATTTTCATGCCACCGGCATTGATGTGAAGGTAATCGACAGCGGGGAGAAATACGTCGTCAGTGGGGCCGTAAACGACAAACTGTACGGCGCCTGGAAGATCGCCGGCGAGTGGGGGTCGGACGGCAAGGCCGGTGCGGTCAACCTGGACAGCGACGGCCCCGTTCACGTCACCCCGGACAAACTCAAAGCCCTCCCGTTCGTGCCGCGTGAGGTGTGGGATACGGTCGAACTCGACGGCACCGCGCCCATTAAGGTCAAGGTCGGTCGCGATGCGAACGAGAAGTGGTTCTGGCACATCGACGCCGACGTATCGAACACGAAGACCACGATTTTCCCGATCGACCTGGCTCTGAGTGACGTGTCGGGAAAGTTGGCCGTGGACGGGGCTAAAGTGACCATCACGGGCATGCGCGGCAAGGCGGCCGACGGGGCGATCACGGCCGACGCGAACATGGATTTCGGGCCGATGCCCGCCCGGATCGAGGTCAAGGTCGGTGCGAAGTCGTTGGACGTCAAGAAGACCCCGACGTCGTGGGGGCTGGCATCCCGCGTCGACGAAGGACGACTCAACGGGTCCGGGGACATCACCCTCCTATTGGCCGACGGAAAGGTCCAGCCACGAGGGACGGGCCGTGCCGTCATCAAAGGCAAGCTACTGGGTGGCGACGCCGAGGTCGAAGTTTACCTGGAAGGCGACGGCCAGCGGCTCAAGTTTACGGACGCACCGACCAAGTCTTCGCGGCGTGGGAACGATACGAGGACCGCGGACCCGCTCGCGGTAGCGGCCATGCTGACCGCGCTGCTCCTTCAACAGCCCACCCCCGCGACCGCAGAGAAGAAAACCCTCATCCCCGAATACGTCCGCGCCAATCTGAAGCTCAAAGACGTCGACATTGCCGAATTGCTCAAGCGCGCCAACGTCGATCCGGGGGCCAAAATCGCGGGTAAGGTGACGCTCGAACTGGCGGCGGAAATACCGACCAGCAACCCGCGCGCGGTCAAACTCTACCGCGCGACCGGGAAGGTGAGTACGCCGACCCTCCAAATCGAAGGGCTGACTCTCAGTGGCGTGACGGCGGACGCTCAGTTAAAGGACGGCGTGCTGACGCTCACCCGACTCGCGGCCGATTTCCCGAAGGGGCCGGACGGCAAACACTCCGGCTTCGTCGGGACGGCCACATTCGGGATCGACCCGCGGACGAACTTGACTGCCGACCTGAAGCTCGACAATATTCCGCTCGATCAGGTGTTCGCGGCACTTCCTGGGTATGCCGGGAAGGCTGCCGGCAACCTGTCCGGGTCGTTCGATCTCAAGATCCCCGGCGACAAGTTGAGCGACCTGTCCACCTACGTTGCGAACGGGAACCTGAATTCGACCGGCTTGATGGTGTTCGGTCAGCACGCGGACAAGGTCTCGGTCGTGTTGGCTTTGAAGAACGGCGTGGCGGCGCTGACCAAGGCGGAGATCGGAATCTACAAGGGAACGGTCGCCGGTGAAGCCCGCGTGCCTCTCGCCGGGGCCGAGAAAGGGATGGTGAATGTCGCGGTTAAGAACGTCGACGTGGCGGCCCTCGGTAAGGACATCGGAGCCAACGCGGGCCTCAAACTCTCGGGCCAGATCAACGGCAACGTGACCGCCGAGATCCCCGCGGGCAACCCGCAAGCCATCAAGCTGTACCACGGGACTGCCAAGGTTCGCACTTCGACCATCGAGATCGAGGGTTTGACACTTAGCGGACTCGTCCTCGACGCCCAACTCAACGACGGCGTTTTGTCCCTCTCGCGGCTGGCGGTCGACTTCCCGAAAGGGGTGGACGGCAAGCACGCGGGACTCGTCGGCACAGCCAAATTCGGGATCGACCCGCGGACCGATCTGACCGCGAATTTGAGCCTCGATAACCTCCCACTCGACCAGATTTTCTCGGCCGTTCCGAGTCTGTCCGGCAAGGCAGCGGGTATCCTGTCTGGGGCATTCGACCTGAAGATTCCCGGCGACAAGTTGAGCGACCTCTCTACTTACGTGATGAATGGCAAGTTAACTTCGACGGGGATCACGTTATTTGGGCAGCACGCGGATCGGGTATCGGTCGTCCTCGCATTGAAGAACGGTTTGGCGACACTGAACAAGGTGGAAGCCGACATCTACAAGGGGACGATCACCGGCGACGGTAAGATTGCCGTCGCGGGGAACGAACAAGGGGCTGTCCACATCACGTTCAAGGACGTTGACGCAGGGGCTATGAGTCGTGCGATTCCGAACAGCCCGGTCAAGATGGAAGGGCAGTTCAGTGGGAAACTCGACGGCACTTTGCCGTCGGCCCAAAACTTCGACGCCACCAAGATCACCAGCCAACTCGACCTGGAAGCCCCGCAGCTAGTCGTTCAAGGTGTGCCCACGAGCAAGCTGAAAGGAAAGATTGGCTATAAGCCCGGGGCCATCACCTATGACCTGAAGGGCGATGCCTTCGGCGGCACCTTCGACGTGGACGGTACGTACCCCCTGACGGACGAAGCCAACAAGGACAAGAAGGATAACAACGCAGCCCCGGCGGGCGCGGATAAACAGGGAGCCGGAACGGTCAAAATTGAAGGGATTCGGCTCGGCCGGGTCGGTAAGGCTTTGCGGATGACCTCCCTCGACCCCCTCCGCGGCGTCGTCAATCTGACTTTGAACTATACCCTCGGCGCGAACGGGCCGAACGGAAAGGGAAAGTTGGAGATCCGCGGACTGGCCTGGGGCGAAGGCGGCACGCAAACGAACATTCTCGGCGATATTATTGTGACCCCGGCAGGGGTCGAAATTCCTGCTTTGAATGGCAACGTGGCCGGCGGCAACCTTCGCGGGAACGTCCGTTACGACTTCGGCAAGCCGTACCGTCGGTACGTGTCCTTAGTCCTCGAGAATGCGGATGCGGCCGCCTTACTGCTACCATTCGGCGTGAGCGGCGCGTCGGGCAATATCTCTGCCAAGGCGCAGAGTTCACTCGGCCGCGAGATCAACGGGGCCGGCACCATCAGCGCGGAAAGCGCGAAAATCGGCGGCATTGATGTCACCGATTTAAATATCCCGATCTCCTGGTCGTTCGCGCCGGGCGGCGGTGCCCAGGTGAACGTGACCGAGGCGCGGGGAACCCTGGCGCGGGGGCGGGTCACCGGCAAATCAGAATTGAATTGGGGCGAGTCACTTCAAGCTAAGGGCAGCATCAATTTCCTCAACGTAAACGTCTCGTCGCTGGCCGAGTCTTTCGGCTCCAGTAGCCACGGCGTCGGGCGCACGACCGGAAAATTTGAGTTCAGCGGAACCAACATCCGCTCGGCCAACGATCTGACCGGCACGATCACGGCTGCTTTCGGTGAGGCTTCCGTCCGGGAATTACCCGTCTTGGCTAACATCAGCCCGTTCCTGTCTCCCGTTCAGGCGTTTACCAAGTTCCAAAAAGGGAACTTGTTGGCCCGGTTGGGCGGGGGACAGGTCCGGATCGAGAGACTGGCGATGACGAGTAGTGCGGCGAAACTCTTCGCCGACGGGTCGGTCGGGTTGAACGGCAAGCTCGATTTGTCCGTGGTTTACAACACGCAGACGATCGGAGCGAGTGCCCCGGTTCTAAACTTGGTGGCGAAGAACATCCCGGCGATCGGGCCCATCCCTGTTGGGCTGATTGTGACCGTAACGGAAGCGTTGTCGAACCGGGTCGTCCGCCTCCAGATCGGCGGAACGACAAAGGATCCGACTGTTCGCATCAACCCCGCCCGATTACTCGGCGAAAATGCGGTTCGGTTCTTTGTCGGCCAATTCGTCCCGCTCCCGCCGCCGGCGGAATGA